One region of Pseudomonas sp. B21-040 genomic DNA includes:
- the desA gene encoding delta-9 fatty acid desaturase DesA, with translation MWYEGFLGLSPWSLVAVTLLMTHVTIVGVTVYLHRYSAHRSLELNAGLKHFFRFWLWLTTAQNTREWTAIHRKHHAKCETVDDPHSPVIKGLSTVLRKGAELYRAEAENPETLRIYGKNCPEDWIERNLYSRYPLLGVAIMGVIDLLLFGTIGITIWAIQMMWIPVWAAGVVNGLGHAIGYRNFECRDAATNLVPWGILIGGEELHNNHHTYPNSAKLSVKKWEFDLGWAWIQVFSFFRLAKVQRVAPIAHRVEGKGNLDMDTAMAILNNRFQIMAQYRKLVIAPLVKQELEKVDHSVRHQFHRAKRLLSRETSLLDEKHHVRIQTMLEHSQALKVIYEKRLALQQIWVKTSSNGHDMLAAIKDWVHEAEASGIQSLRDFADQLKTYSLRPSAA, from the coding sequence ATGTGGTACGAAGGTTTTCTCGGCTTGTCGCCTTGGTCTCTGGTCGCAGTCACTCTGTTGATGACCCACGTCACGATTGTTGGCGTTACGGTCTATTTGCATCGTTATTCAGCCCATCGCTCGCTTGAGCTCAATGCCGGCCTGAAACATTTCTTCCGCTTCTGGTTGTGGCTGACCACTGCACAGAACACCCGCGAGTGGACGGCCATCCACCGCAAGCACCACGCCAAATGCGAAACCGTCGATGACCCGCACAGCCCGGTCATCAAGGGGCTTTCCACCGTTCTGCGCAAAGGCGCCGAGCTGTACCGCGCCGAAGCGGAAAACCCCGAGACCCTGCGCATCTACGGCAAGAACTGCCCCGAGGACTGGATCGAACGCAACCTCTACAGCCGTTATCCGCTGTTGGGTGTGGCGATCATGGGCGTCATCGACTTGCTGCTGTTCGGCACCATCGGCATCACCATCTGGGCCATCCAGATGATGTGGATCCCGGTGTGGGCCGCCGGTGTGGTCAACGGCCTTGGTCATGCCATCGGCTACCGCAACTTCGAATGCCGCGATGCGGCGACCAACTTGGTGCCTTGGGGCATCCTGATCGGCGGCGAAGAACTGCATAACAATCATCACACCTACCCTAACTCGGCAAAATTGTCGGTGAAGAAGTGGGAGTTCGACCTTGGTTGGGCCTGGATCCAGGTCTTCAGTTTCTTTCGTCTGGCCAAAGTCCAGCGTGTTGCACCGATCGCCCACCGGGTTGAAGGCAAAGGCAACCTGGACATGGACACCGCCATGGCGATCCTCAATAACCGCTTCCAGATCATGGCCCAGTACCGCAAATTGGTTATCGCGCCACTGGTCAAGCAAGAGCTGGAAAAGGTTGATCACTCGGTCCGCCATCAATTCCACCGCGCCAAGCGCCTGCTTTCGCGGGAAACCAGCTTGCTGGATGAAAAACACCACGTTCGCATCCAGACCATGCTCGAGCACAGCCAGGCGCTGAAGGTAATTTACGAGAAACGCCTGGCCTTGCAGCAGATCTGGGTCAAGACCAGCTCAAATGGTCATGACATGCTCGCTGCCATCAAGGACTGGGTGCATGAAGCCGAGGCCAGCGGCATTCAATCGCTGCGCGACTTTGCCGACCAGTTGAAAACCTATTCCCTGCGCCCTTCCGCTGCCTGA